One window of the Anabaena sphaerica FACHB-251 genome contains the following:
- a CDS encoding PAS domain S-box protein, which produces MISDSPQERLHKLPNQSKKFRQIPLRLVLIIPFVVQIVGAVGLVGYLSYRGGQESVNQLTAEIRTQTTNNVVQYLDHYLATPVLINRINADNFRLGYLKIENTSQLEQYLYTQLQQFPTVSHIMVGTQKGVFRVANRHPSPSLVMSNPSKSSQLYVYQVDENGKKIGLIETLEQFDLKSRPWYRVAAEAGKPVQIPIFQLADNSDLSLNSSHPIYEPKTGKLLGVFSAASDLSLLRKFMLGLQIGKTGRVFVIERNGLLIGTSTNQLPYTKKKYNGKIQLEQIKAIDSEDILIQATSRYLLNKLGGFEGIKKTLQLDFLIGNNRERQFVQVVPYQDDLGLDWLVVVVVPESDFTAAIKANNNQTILLCLLTFLTATGIGILTARWITHPILQFSQASQAIAKGEFNQSLSENHIITEIMTLSTSFNVMSEQVKQSFERVEIALQESREKYKTIFEILPVGILITDAEGKIIEGNPSLEKILGISPQEYIEHLKDATAWQIIRPDGSPMPPEEFASVRALKENRFIDDVEKGIIQADGSIHWLSVSAAPIPLTNYGVVIVYINITDRKQSELKTWGVQNFLNSIIENIPNMVFVKDVENLKFVSFNKAGEELLGYPREALIGKNDYDFFPPEEAKFFIAKDREVLKNRTVIDIPEEFIQTRYQGTRILHTKKIPIFDESGHPKYLLGISEDITEQQAALHERKKLTDDLLSKTEELESFFNTSLDLLCIADYDGYFRKLSSLWEVVLGYSIEELNEHRFLDFVHHEDIEATVEAIKTLDKGKDVLNFTNRYRKKDGSYIYLEWRSTPKNKLIYAAARDITDRKQTEIALAAAKEAAEAATKAKSQFLANMSHEIRTPMNGVLGMAQLLSSTNLSEEQQDIVQTIRDSGDTLLVIINDILDFSRLESGMLQLEQLPLCLKNIITSVCNLLKKQALTKEVNLEYSIAPDIPINILGDSSRLRQILLNLVGNAIKFTNHGSIYISVVRNKSQENRQLELMISIQDTGIGIDRDRLHLLFQPFTQADASISRKYGGTGLGLAISKSLVSLMGGTIWVESLGNIGGTVPEHWVLDAEKTQIQGSTFYFTFITKEVLDYEKFPKDSPENSQQEAQSNKSQIKILLAEDNKVNQKVATLTLKKLNYHADIANNGLEVLAMLEKEVYDVILMDMQMPEMDGITTTKIIRQSDKAQPYIIALTANVLEEDRQICLEVGMNDFISKPIAIPDITKALSEYLQSHSDDR; this is translated from the coding sequence ATGATTAGCGATTCTCCTCAGGAGAGGCTACACAAACTTCCCAATCAATCCAAAAAATTCAGACAAATACCTCTAAGATTAGTTTTAATTATCCCCTTTGTCGTGCAAATTGTTGGGGCAGTTGGGCTTGTGGGCTATTTGTCATATCGTGGTGGACAAGAGTCAGTTAATCAACTAACGGCAGAAATTCGCACCCAAACTACAAATAATGTAGTCCAGTATTTAGATCACTATTTAGCCACACCAGTTTTAATTAATCGTATTAATGCGGATAATTTTCGTTTAGGATATCTAAAAATTGAAAATACATCTCAACTAGAGCAGTATCTCTATACTCAACTGCAACAGTTTCCTACAGTTAGCCACATTATGGTAGGGACACAGAAGGGTGTTTTTAGGGTTGCAAATCGTCATCCTTCTCCCAGCCTAGTAATGTCAAATCCTAGCAAATCTTCACAACTTTATGTTTATCAGGTTGATGAAAATGGCAAAAAAATCGGATTAATTGAAACCCTTGAGCAATTTGATTTAAAATCGCGTCCTTGGTATCGGGTTGCAGCAGAAGCGGGCAAACCTGTGCAAATACCAATCTTTCAACTTGCGGATAATTCTGATCTTTCTCTCAATAGTAGTCATCCCATTTATGAACCAAAAACGGGTAAATTATTAGGTGTTTTTTCGGCTGCATCCGATCTCAGTCTATTGCGGAAATTTATGCTTGGTTTGCAGATTGGAAAAACAGGACGAGTATTTGTCATAGAGCGCAACGGCTTATTAATTGGTACGTCAACCAATCAACTACCTTACACGAAAAAAAAGTATAATGGCAAAATTCAGTTAGAACAGATTAAGGCAATTGATAGTGAAGATATATTAATTCAAGCAACAAGTCGCTATTTGTTGAATAAATTGGGCGGTTTTGAGGGAATTAAAAAAACCTTACAATTAGATTTTTTGATTGGTAATAATCGAGAACGTCAGTTTGTACAAGTGGTTCCCTATCAAGATGATTTAGGCTTAGATTGGTTAGTTGTTGTTGTCGTTCCTGAGTCTGATTTTACAGCAGCAATTAAAGCTAATAATAACCAGACAATTTTATTATGCCTGCTGACATTTTTAACAGCCACAGGAATAGGTATTCTGACAGCACGCTGGATTACTCATCCTATTTTGCAATTCAGTCAAGCTAGTCAGGCTATAGCAAAAGGAGAATTCAATCAGTCTTTATCAGAAAATCACATAATTACAGAAATTATGACTTTATCCACATCTTTTAATGTGATGTCTGAGCAAGTCAAACAATCATTTGAACGAGTAGAAATTGCTTTGCAAGAATCAAGAGAAAAATATAAAACTATCTTTGAAATCTTGCCAGTAGGAATTTTGATTACCGATGCTGAGGGCAAAATAATTGAAGGTAATCCCAGTTTAGAAAAGATTTTAGGTATTTCTCCGCAAGAATATATTGAACATCTCAAGGATGCAACCGCTTGGCAAATTATTCGTCCTGATGGTTCACCTATGCCACCAGAAGAATTTGCCAGTGTCCGAGCATTAAAAGAAAATCGTTTTATTGATGATGTTGAAAAAGGTATTATTCAAGCAGATGGAAGTATTCATTGGCTAAGTGTTAGTGCTGCACCTATTCCTTTAACAAATTATGGTGTAGTGATCGTCTATATAAATATTACTGATCGCAAACAATCAGAATTAAAAACATGGGGAGTTCAGAATTTCCTCAACTCGATTATTGAAAATATTCCCAACATGGTCTTTGTGAAAGATGTTGAAAATCTGAAATTTGTGAGTTTTAACAAAGCCGGTGAAGAATTACTAGGCTATCCTAGAGAAGCATTAATCGGCAAAAATGACTATGATTTTTTTCCCCCAGAGGAAGCAAAATTTTTTATTGCTAAAGATCGAGAAGTTCTGAAAAATAGAACAGTTATAGATATTCCTGAAGAATTTATTCAAACGAGATATCAAGGTACTCGAATTTTACATACTAAAAAAATCCCCATCTTTGATGAATCTGGTCATCCTAAATATTTGTTAGGGATATCAGAAGATATTACTGAACAGCAAGCTGCACTGCATGAACGCAAAAAACTAACTGACGACTTGCTCAGTAAAACTGAAGAATTAGAGAGTTTTTTCAACACCAGTTTAGATTTACTCTGTATTGCGGATTATGACGGTTATTTTCGGAAGTTAAGCTCATTATGGGAAGTAGTTCTTGGCTATTCTATTGAGGAATTAAATGAGCATAGGTTTCTCGATTTTGTTCATCATGAAGATATTGAAGCCACTGTTGAAGCAATAAAGACACTTGACAAGGGAAAAGATGTCTTAAACTTTACCAATCGCTATAGAAAAAAAGATGGTTCATATATTTATCTAGAATGGCGTTCAACTCCTAAAAACAAACTTATTTATGCAGCAGCTAGAGATATCACTGATCGCAAACAAACAGAAATTGCTTTAGCAGCCGCAAAAGAAGCCGCAGAAGCAGCTACTAAAGCCAAAAGTCAGTTTCTGGCTAATATGAGCCACGAAATTCGTACTCCCATGAATGGTGTGTTGGGTATGGCTCAGTTACTTTCAAGTACCAATCTTTCTGAAGAACAACAAGATATTGTCCAAACTATTCGAGATAGTGGCGATACTCTTTTAGTTATTATTAATGATATTCTTGATTTTTCGAGACTTGAATCAGGAATGTTGCAATTAGAGCAACTTCCTTTATGTTTAAAAAATATAATTACTTCCGTCTGCAATTTACTAAAGAAACAAGCTCTAACCAAAGAAGTTAACCTTGAGTATTCGATTGCTCCTGATATTCCTATTAACATTTTAGGTGATAGTTCTCGTCTGCGGCAAATCCTCTTAAATTTAGTCGGCAATGCGATTAAATTTACTAATCATGGCAGTATTTATATATCAGTTGTAAGGAATAAATCACAGGAAAATAGACAATTAGAATTAATGATTTCTATTCAAGATACAGGGATTGGTATTGATAGAGATCGCCTGCATCTACTATTTCAACCATTCACTCAAGCTGATGCTTCCATTAGTCGTAAATATGGCGGTACAGGTTTAGGTTTAGCCATTAGTAAGAGCTTGGTTAGTTTAATGGGAGGTACAATTTGGGTAGAAAGTCTAGGTAATATTGGTGGTACAGTTCCTGAGCATTGGGTTTTAGATGCAGAAAAAACACAAATTCAAGGTTCAACTTTTTATTTTACTTTTATTACTAAAGAAGTTTTAGATTATGAAAAATTCCCCAAAGATTCTCCCGAAAATTCTCAGCAAGAAGCACAAAGCAATAAGTCTCAAATAAAAATCCTTTTGGCAGAAGATAATAAAGTTAATCAAAAAGTTGCTACTTTAACACTGAAAAAGCTCAACTATCATGCCGATATTGCTAACAATGGTTTAGAAGTATTAGCAATGTTAGAAAAAGAAGTTTATGACGTAATTTTAATGGATATGCAGATGCCAGAAATGGATGGTATCACAACCACAAAAATAATTCGTCAATCTGACAAAGCTCAACCTTATATTATTGCTTTAACTGCTAATGTTTTAGAAGAAGATCGACAAATATGTTTAGAGGTGGGTATGAATGATTTTATTAGTAAACCCATTGCCATACCAGATATTACCAAGGCCCTTTCAGAATATTTACAAAGCCATAGTGATGATAGGTAA
- a CDS encoding MASE1 domain-containing protein, producing MKIFQRFGIDYKNPRWWFDVLIIAMSYYIVSWLVLKKMSVPAFGTPVWPGTGFAVGFLLLWGRSRWFGVFLGAMLANSIGIKNIILALIGGIGTTIGSLISVTLILRLTRTNYPFNQVRNVVVFSLCSLFTGTIFQSLLGAITVCLGGYEPWNKYLEIALGWWVGDSIGILVFAPPILILAKKRPDVAAKSWLTEEMLVTVVILSIVSYLTFIQPQPLEYLLLLPLFWSAFRFSSKVTTLLVVIISIVASAATSYGLGVFYDAALKNHSILLLQLFMGVISVTTMVMLAIVTENHQYRLNLKTANTELEHRVFERTRDLQESEAKAQELATKAEAANQAKSAFIANMSHELRSPLNAVIGFSQLMLRANNLPADQYENAGIIYRSGDYLLTLINHVLDLSKIEAGKTTLNPQDFDLYRLLDDLEDMLHLRATQAGLELIFERHENLPHYICTDGVKLRQVLINLLSNSIKFTSVGQITVYVFPGEQETIDVFNLHFRVRDTGVGIAPAELPKLFDAFTQAEAGREMQEGTGLGLAISRKFVQLMGGDISVESELGKGTTFQFYIQAKLGQATNSNNVEERPRVLGLVPGQPTYKILAVDDKPINRQLLIKLLEPLGFEMKEAGNGQEAIAIWDEWEPHLIWMDMRMPVMDGYDATKHIKSTTKGNATAVIALTASVLEEEKAIVLSAGCDDFLRKPFAEHTIFDALAKHLGVKYIFAETQAVTWDNVAESPLTSENLTCMSGEWITQLYEAALEANTNLVLELVREIPETETRLIQSLTKLVRQFEFEQLVDLAETLISND from the coding sequence ATGAAGATTTTTCAACGTTTCGGTATCGACTACAAAAACCCTCGTTGGTGGTTTGATGTCTTAATTATTGCCATGAGTTACTATATCGTCTCTTGGCTGGTTTTGAAAAAAATGTCTGTGCCGGCTTTTGGTACTCCTGTTTGGCCAGGTACGGGTTTTGCTGTGGGCTTTTTGTTGCTTTGGGGGCGATCGCGTTGGTTTGGGGTATTCTTAGGAGCAATGTTAGCTAATTCCATCGGCATTAAAAATATAATTTTAGCTTTGATTGGAGGTATTGGTACTACTATTGGCTCACTAATTTCTGTAACACTCATACTGCGATTAACTCGAACCAATTATCCTTTTAATCAAGTTAGAAACGTAGTCGTTTTCTCGCTTTGTAGTTTGTTCACTGGCACTATTTTTCAATCATTGTTAGGTGCAATTACAGTTTGTTTAGGTGGTTATGAACCTTGGAATAAATATTTAGAAATTGCCTTGGGCTGGTGGGTTGGTGATTCTATAGGAATTTTAGTATTTGCTCCACCTATTTTAATTTTGGCTAAAAAGAGACCTGATGTTGCAGCTAAATCTTGGCTAACCGAGGAAATGTTAGTTACAGTAGTTATTTTATCTATAGTTAGCTATTTAACTTTTATTCAACCACAACCATTAGAGTATTTACTATTACTGCCTTTGTTTTGGTCTGCTTTTCGTTTTAGTAGCAAAGTCACTACTTTATTAGTGGTAATTATATCTATAGTAGCTTCTGCTGCTACGAGTTATGGATTAGGAGTTTTTTACGATGCAGCTTTGAAGAATCATTCAATTTTATTATTACAACTGTTTATGGGCGTAATATCTGTGACTACGATGGTGATGTTAGCTATTGTCACAGAAAACCACCAATATAGGTTAAATCTCAAAACAGCTAATACAGAATTAGAACACCGCGTTTTTGAACGCACTAGAGATTTACAAGAAAGTGAAGCTAAAGCACAGGAACTAGCTACCAAAGCCGAAGCAGCGAACCAGGCCAAAAGTGCGTTTATTGCCAATATGAGTCATGAGTTGCGATCGCCCCTCAATGCTGTAATCGGTTTTTCGCAATTGATGTTACGTGCTAACAATCTTCCCGCAGACCAGTATGAAAATGCAGGTATTATTTATCGTAGCGGTGACTATTTATTAACTCTAATTAATCATGTTCTTGATCTATCCAAAATTGAAGCCGGCAAAACAACCCTAAATCCACAAGACTTTGACCTCTATCGCTTACTTGATGATTTAGAAGATATGCTGCATCTGCGGGCTACCCAGGCAGGATTAGAATTGATATTTGAGCGGCATGAAAATCTCCCCCATTATATCTGCACTGATGGGGTAAAACTGCGTCAGGTCTTAATAAATTTACTCAGCAATTCCATTAAATTCACCTCTGTGGGTCAAATTACTGTTTATGTCTTTCCAGGAGAACAAGAAACAATAGATGTTTTTAATCTCCATTTTCGGGTGCGTGATACTGGGGTAGGAATTGCCCCAGCAGAACTACCTAAACTGTTTGATGCTTTTACCCAAGCGGAAGCGGGAAGAGAAATGCAAGAGGGAACAGGTTTAGGTTTAGCTATCAGTCGCAAATTTGTACAATTGATGGGAGGTGATATTTCCGTAGAAAGTGAGTTAGGAAAAGGGACAACTTTTCAATTTTATATTCAGGCAAAATTAGGTCAAGCAACAAACAGCAATAATGTGGAAGAGCGTCCAAGGGTGCTGGGACTAGTTCCTGGTCAACCTACATATAAAATATTAGCAGTAGATGATAAACCTATTAATCGTCAATTATTAATTAAGCTTTTAGAACCGTTGGGTTTTGAAATGAAAGAAGCTGGTAATGGCCAAGAAGCGATCGCTATTTGGGATGAGTGGGAACCACATTTAATTTGGATGGATATGCGGATGCCTGTGATGGATGGTTATGATGCCACAAAACATATTAAATCTACTACAAAAGGTAATGCTACTGCTGTGATTGCCTTAACAGCAAGTGTTTTAGAAGAGGAAAAAGCCATAGTGCTTTCTGCCGGTTGTGATGATTTTCTGCGTAAACCTTTTGCAGAACATACGATTTTTGATGCACTTGCTAAACATTTAGGTGTAAAATATATCTTTGCAGAAACACAAGCAGTCACCTGGGATAATGTAGCGGAAAGCCCCTTGACATCGGAAAATTTAACCTGTATGTCTGGAGAATGGATTACTCAATTATACGAGGCTGCTCTTGAGGCTAATACTAACTTAGTCTTGGAACTGGTAAGAGAAATTCCAGAAACAGAAACTCGTTTGATTCAATCTTTAACAAAACTTGTACGTCAATTTGAATTTGAGCAGTTGGTTGACTTAGCCGAAACCTTGATAAGCAATGATTAG
- a CDS encoding adenylosuccinate synthase: MANVIVIGAQWGDEGKGKITDLLSRSADVVVRYQGGVNAGHTIVVQGQTFKLHLIPSGILYPDTECIIGCGTVIDPQVLIKELDQLEELNISTANLVISETAHVTMPYHRLIDKASEERRGSHKIGTTGRGIGPTYADKSERIGIRMLDLMDPDGLREQLEWTINYKNTILEKLYDVPPLDPQAVIEEYLGYAERLRPFVIDTSFKIYDAVQKRRNILFEGAQGTLLDLDHGTYPYVTSSNPVAGGACVGSGLGPTMIDRVIGVSKAYTTRVGEGPFPTELDGEIGELLGDRGAEFGTTTGRKRRCGWFDAVIGRYAVRINGMDCMALTKLDVLDELEEIKVCVAYEIDGQRCENFPTSARQFARCRPIYKTLPGWQVSTTECRRLEDLPKQALEYLKFLAELMEVPIAIVSLGASRDQTIIVEDPIHGPKRALLQPDGKQVAV; this comes from the coding sequence TTGGCTAACGTCATTGTCATAGGTGCCCAGTGGGGCGATGAAGGAAAAGGTAAAATAACTGACTTACTCAGCCGCTCCGCAGATGTCGTGGTACGTTACCAGGGGGGAGTTAACGCTGGACATACAATAGTAGTCCAAGGTCAGACATTTAAACTGCACTTAATTCCCTCTGGTATATTGTATCCGGATACTGAGTGTATTATCGGCTGTGGGACAGTCATTGATCCACAGGTTTTGATAAAAGAACTCGACCAACTTGAAGAATTAAATATTTCTACCGCTAATCTAGTGATATCAGAGACGGCTCACGTCACCATGCCTTACCATCGGTTAATCGATAAGGCATCAGAAGAACGTCGGGGAAGTCATAAAATTGGTACCACTGGTAGAGGTATTGGTCCTACCTACGCGGATAAATCAGAACGGATAGGCATCAGGATGTTAGACTTGATGGACCCGGATGGATTGCGTGAGCAGTTGGAATGGACGATAAATTATAAAAACACAATTTTAGAAAAGTTGTATGATGTTCCTCCCCTTGACCCCCAAGCGGTGATTGAGGAGTATCTAGGCTATGCAGAACGATTACGTCCTTTTGTGATAGACACATCATTTAAAATATATGATGCGGTGCAAAAACGACGTAACATTTTGTTTGAAGGCGCACAAGGGACTCTGCTGGATTTAGATCATGGGACTTATCCTTATGTCACCTCTTCTAATCCTGTAGCTGGGGGTGCTTGCGTGGGTAGCGGTCTTGGTCCGACAATGATAGATCGGGTGATCGGGGTATCCAAAGCATACACCACCAGAGTAGGTGAAGGACCGTTCCCCACAGAACTGGATGGGGAAATTGGCGAATTGTTAGGCGATCGCGGTGCGGAATTTGGGACAACTACAGGCAGAAAGCGCCGTTGTGGTTGGTTTGATGCGGTAATTGGTCGTTATGCAGTCCGTATTAACGGTATGGATTGTATGGCACTTACCAAACTCGATGTCCTAGATGAGTTAGAAGAAATCAAAGTTTGTGTGGCTTACGAAATTGATGGCCAACGCTGCGAAAACTTCCCCACTAGCGCCCGTCAGTTTGCCCGTTGTCGCCCCATCTATAAAACTTTACCAGGATGGCAGGTATCAACCACTGAGTGCCGTCGTTTGGAAGACTTGCCAAAGCAAGCACTGGAGTATCTAAAATTCTTAGCAGAATTAATGGAAGTCCCGATTGCGATCGTCTCCTTGGGAGCAAGTCGTGATCAAACTATCATTGTCGAAGACCCGATTCACGGGCCAAAACGCGCTCTTTTGCAACCAGACGGTAAACAAGTTGCTGTTTAG
- the rplY gene encoding 50S ribosomal protein L25, giving the protein MAITVESQKRPEGSKPKALRRSGLIPANLYGHNGTESISLVVDAKTVERLLKQAAPNKTEIELNIPELQWTGKTVLREVQIHPAKGTPYHLSFFVAKA; this is encoded by the coding sequence ATGGCTATTACAGTAGAATCTCAAAAACGTCCAGAAGGTAGCAAGCCCAAGGCTTTGCGCCGTTCTGGTTTAATCCCCGCTAATTTGTACGGCCACAACGGCACTGAATCCATTTCTTTGGTAGTTGATGCGAAAACCGTGGAACGCTTGCTCAAACAAGCTGCTCCCAATAAGACTGAAATTGAACTCAATATTCCTGAACTTCAGTGGACTGGTAAAACCGTCCTCCGCGAAGTTCAGATTCACCCAGCCAAGGGTACACCTTACCATCTGAGTTTTTTTGTTGCTAAAGCCTAA
- a CDS encoding AAA family ATPase: MTEANLPALIEQMLQPGFYPHAVTEPIQLIQTHVSYVLLTGDYVYKLKKPVNFGFLDYSTLDKRLHFCQEELRLNQRGAGELYLQVLPITLTGEQYHLEGTGEIVEYALKMRQFPQESLFSELFAQSKLNEMHLQELGRVVADYHAKAQTNDYIRSFGEVSQVRLAIDENYEQTLKYIGGPQTQQQFTETKEYTDKFFANRPELFTSRIANNYIRECHGDLHLRNIALWHDKIMLFDCIEFNEPFRFVDVMYDVAFTVMDIEARGRKDLGNAFLNAYVEQTGDWEGLQVLPLYLSRQAYVRAKVTSFLLDDPSVPPEVKEEAAKTASAYYHQAWEYTKAKQGQVILMSGLSGSGKSTTARYLARQLGAVHLRSDAVRKHLAGIPLLERGGDEIYTPEMTQKTYDRLLTLGITLANQGWRVILDAKYDRQHLRQEAIAALTKGSDQATAQATQHQLQIIHCTAPLEVLQERLVNRTGDIADATADLLVSQLNQAEPFTDKEQPYIKILDTTQPLEAQLQELI, from the coding sequence ATGACAGAAGCAAATCTTCCAGCTTTAATTGAACAAATGTTACAGCCAGGATTTTATCCCCATGCGGTGACAGAACCAATTCAACTAATTCAAACTCATGTTTCTTATGTGTTGCTAACTGGAGATTATGTTTATAAGCTGAAAAAACCTGTGAATTTTGGCTTTTTAGACTACTCCACCTTAGACAAGCGGTTACATTTTTGTCAGGAAGAGTTACGTTTAAATCAGCGGGGCGCAGGTGAATTGTATTTGCAAGTTTTACCTATAACTTTGACAGGGGAACAATACCATTTAGAGGGAACGGGAGAGATTGTAGAATATGCACTAAAAATGCGCCAGTTTCCCCAAGAGTCCCTATTTAGTGAACTTTTTGCCCAGAGTAAGTTAAATGAAATGCACTTGCAAGAATTGGGACGGGTGGTAGCTGATTATCATGCCAAAGCCCAGACGAATGATTACATTCGCAGTTTTGGGGAAGTCTCACAAGTGCGGTTGGCTATTGATGAGAATTATGAACAAACTTTAAAGTATATTGGTGGACCTCAAACACAGCAACAATTTACGGAAACAAAAGAATATACAGATAAATTTTTTGCTAATCGTCCAGAATTATTTACTAGCAGAATTGCCAATAACTACATCCGTGAATGTCACGGCGACTTACACCTGCGAAATATTGCTCTTTGGCATGATAAAATCATGCTGTTTGACTGCATTGAGTTTAATGAGCCGTTTCGCTTCGTTGATGTCATGTATGATGTGGCGTTTACGGTGATGGATATCGAAGCACGCGGTAGAAAAGATTTAGGTAATGCCTTTTTAAATGCTTATGTTGAGCAAACTGGAGATTGGGAAGGTTTGCAGGTGTTACCTTTGTATTTAAGCCGTCAAGCTTATGTGCGGGCAAAGGTGACTTCCTTTTTATTAGATGATCCTAGTGTACCCCCAGAGGTAAAAGAAGAAGCCGCAAAAACGGCATCTGCATATTATCACCAAGCTTGGGAGTATACTAAAGCCAAGCAAGGACAAGTAATTTTGATGTCAGGTTTATCAGGTTCTGGCAAAAGTACCACAGCTAGGTATTTAGCGCGTCAACTCGGAGCAGTTCACTTGCGCTCAGATGCGGTGCGGAAGCATTTGGCTGGCATTCCTCTGTTAGAACGTGGTGGAGATGAAATATATACACCTGAGATGACTCAAAAGACTTATGATAGGTTATTAACACTGGGAATTACACTGGCTAATCAAGGTTGGCGTGTGATTTTAGATGCTAAATATGACCGCCAGCATTTACGCCAAGAAGCGATAGCTGCACTGACTAAAGGTAGCGATCAAGCTACTGCTCAGGCAACTCAACATCAATTACAGATTATCCACTGCACTGCACCATTAGAAGTATTGCAAGAGCGTTTAGTCAACCGTACTGGTGATATTGCTGATGCTACCGCCGATTTATTAGTGTCCCAACTCAACCAAGCTGAACCGTTCACAGACAAAGAACAACCTTACATTAAAATATTGGATACTACTCAACCACTGGAGGCACAATTACAAGAATTGATTTAA
- a CDS encoding YdcF family protein — protein MFLYLSKLLPLFFYPLGLASISLIVALVTLWKRPKIAAICISLSLTLLLVCSNAWVAKNLVRSLEWQNIPATEIPKAEAIVVLGGATKSGIWPRPTVDLSESGDRVIYAAQLYRQKKAPIIILSGGRIDWRGGGSPESADMATILTSIGIPSEAIIQEPDSLNTYQNAVNVKKILESRGIKKVLLVTSAMHTPRSLKIFQRQGIDVTPAPTDFLVSQGELQELVSTPKAAILNLLPDTDNLNQFTTALKEYIGSFIYSLRGWL, from the coding sequence ATGTTTCTATATCTTTCTAAATTACTGCCTCTGTTTTTTTACCCTTTGGGATTAGCTAGTATTAGTTTAATCGTGGCTTTGGTAACTTTGTGGAAACGTCCAAAAATTGCGGCTATATGTATTTCTCTGTCTTTAACTTTATTGCTGGTTTGTAGTAATGCTTGGGTGGCTAAGAATCTGGTGCGATCGCTAGAATGGCAAAATATCCCTGCTACGGAAATACCAAAAGCTGAGGCTATTGTGGTTTTAGGTGGTGCGACTAAATCAGGTATTTGGCCTCGTCCGACTGTGGATTTAAGTGAATCGGGCGATCGCGTTATTTATGCTGCTCAACTCTATCGGCAAAAAAAAGCGCCTATAATCATTTTAAGTGGTGGCCGCATCGATTGGCGTGGTGGTGGTTCTCCAGAATCAGCAGATATGGCTACTATCCTCACATCTATTGGTATTCCTTCAGAGGCGATTATTCAAGAACCAGATTCTTTAAATACCTACCAAAATGCTGTAAATGTGAAGAAAATTCTGGAATCTCGCGGAATTAAAAAGGTATTATTAGTAACTTCTGCAATGCACACACCGCGATCGCTGAAAATTTTTCAACGTCAAGGTATTGATGTCACTCCTGCACCAACCGACTTTCTGGTTAGCCAAGGTGAACTGCAAGAACTAGTCAGCACGCCCAAAGCCGCTATACTGAATTTATTACCTGATACTGATAACTTGAACCAATTTACTACTGCTTTAAAAGAATATATTGGCAGTTTTATTTATAGCTTACGAGGTTGGTTATAA
- a CDS encoding ferredoxin-thioredoxin reductase variable chain codes for MNIGDRVRVKESVVVYHHPENRNQPFDLKGTEGEISAIVTQWQGRPVSANLPILVQFSKKFKAHLRENELEVI; via the coding sequence ATGAATATTGGCGATCGCGTCCGTGTAAAAGAGTCGGTAGTAGTTTATCATCATCCTGAAAATCGCAATCAGCCTTTTGATCTCAAAGGTACAGAAGGCGAAATTTCTGCTATTGTCACCCAATGGCAAGGTAGACCCGTAAGTGCCAACCTGCCGATTTTAGTCCAGTTTAGCAAAAAATTTAAAGCTCATTTACGTGAGAATGAATTAGAAGTTATTTAA